Proteins found in one Pararge aegeria chromosome 12, ilParAegt1.1, whole genome shotgun sequence genomic segment:
- the LOC120627866 gene encoding uncharacterized protein LOC120627866: MSRSYVPTQEQIEVLVDFIEKRRWLATGHARTTHARQRTRTAWQDIAQKLNRVECGCRKTWQQWAKYWKDKKGAIKRKVIQMRTNNKTQTGDDGTEEVITLSTTEKRMVALIGGKVYANCNKAEENDPFNNFNLGEDREETKPFDIAFLNDPTPGASDRTDYELIRNSEELMDEKPSIRKNSTRKEASDTPTPRRRRLMTPSPHRQCQMVDFTERIIAIEERRAETERIIAQSQQELVGVLRQMSEAWTIQSAAIKELVSRLSNK, translated from the exons atgtCCAGAAGCTATGTTCCTACCCAAGAACAAATAGAAGTATTAGTCGACTTCATAGAAAAGAGACGTTGGCTCGCCACCGGTCATGCCAGGACTACCCACGCGAGGCAACGCACACGAACTGCCTGGCAAGACATTGCCCAAAAGCTAAACAGAGTGGAGTGTGGCTGTCGGAAAACGTGGCAACAGTGGGCTAAg TATTGGAAAGACAAAAAGGGAgctataaaaagaaaagtgaTTCAAATGCGGACCAACAATAAAACACAGACCGGCGATGATGGAACCGAAGAAGTGATCACTCTTTCCACAACAGAAAAACGTATGGTGGCCTTGATAGGCGGAAAAGTTTATGCAAACTGTAATAAAGCAGAAGAAAACGATCCATTTAAT AATTTCAACCTTGGGGAAGATCGCGAAGAGACGAAACCTTTTGATATTGCCTTTTTAAAT GACCCAACACCCGGAGCGTCTGATAGAACGGATTATGAGCTTATACGTAACAGTGAAGAATTG ATGGACGAAAAACCATCTATACGAAAAAATTCTACAAGGAAGGAAGCCAGTGATACACCTA CACCTCGGCGACGTCGGTTGATGACTCCGTCACCCCACAGACAGTGCCAGATGGTGGATTTCACCGAACGGATCATCGCCATTGAAGAAAGGCGGGCTGAGACGGAACGGATCATAGCTCAGTCACAGCAAGAACTAGTGGGAGTGCTACGACAGATGAGTGAAGCGTGGACTATACAGAGTGCGGCAATAAAAGAATTAGTTTCGagattaagtaataaataa
- the LOC120627865 gene encoding calcium release-activated calcium channel protein 1-like isoform X3 — protein MISEASFVTSVEEASRIDQCTQTPPCGKARPRSLQRFNTSDHIYERPRPYRIKEYRPKSLGLCDSYQCLGKPPSYDSGSQSKVKVTVTDSPTISVTPPHSLDYECPKGGCSPNGSVTPNGMLSNKSTPTTVLLSPGYLQSPCQCNQSIRSVSEVALAMPVSGWNEEVPGPTSPDGLSWRRLHMSRAKLKATATTSELLSGFAMVAMVELQINEPTNVPEWLFVMFAVCTTVLVAVHIFALMISTYLLPNIDAVSKMDTPGWPAQALRDSPHERMRGFIELAWAFSTVLGLFLFLVEIAILCWVKFWDYSFAAATAATVIVIPVLIVFVAFAIHFYHSLVVQKCETSVQDIKQLENMKRDLDTATVKVNMYP, from the exons ATG ATATCTGAAGCCAGCTTCGTAACAAGCGTGGAAGAGGCGAGTCGGATCGACCAATGCACGCAAACACCTCCCTGTGGCAAAGCCAGACCACGATCTCTACAACGGTTCAACACGAGCGACCATATCTACGAGAGACCCAGGCCTTACAGGATAAAAGAGTACAGGCCCAAGAGTTTGGGCTTGTGCGATTCGTACCAGTGCTTGGGGAAACCGCCTAGCTATGACAGCGGGAGCCAATCAAA GGTCAAGGTGACGGTGACAGATAGTCCAACAATTTCAGTCACACCACCGCACAGCTTGGATTACGAATGCCCTAAAGGCGGTTGCAGTCCTAACGGCAGTGTCACACCCAACGGAATGCTGTCCAACAAGTCTACCCCGACTACGGTGCTTCTGAGTCCGGGATACCTCCAGAGTCCTTGCCAATGTAACCAGTCCATTAGG AGTGTTAGCGAAGTAGCTCTAGCAATGCCGGTTTCCGGCTGGAATGAAGAAGTACCGGGCCCTACGTCACCTGACGGCCTTTCGTGGAGACGCCTGCACATGTCCAGAGCCAAGCTCAAAGCTACGGCAACCACCTCCGAACTGTTATCAG GTTTCGCAATGGTGGCGATGGTAGAACTGCAAATAAACGAGCCTACGAACGTCCCCGAATGGTTGTTCGTGATGTTTGCAGTGTGCACAACAGTATTAGTGGCAGTGCATATATTCGCCCTTATGATATCCACGTACCTGCTGCCAAATATAGACGCTGTTAGTAAGATGGACACACCCGGGTGGCCTGCGCAGGCTTTGAGGGACTCGCCGCATGAAAGAATGAGAGGCTTCATAGAATTGGCTTGGGCGTTTAGTACTGTTTTAG GTCTGTTCTTATTTCTGGTAGAGATAGCCATCCTATGCTGGGTGAAGTTCTGGGACTACTCATTTGCTGCAGCCACTGCTGCAACCGTTATTGTTATACCAg tattaatAGTATTTGTGGCGTTCGCAATTCACTTCTATCACTCTCTGGTGGTGCAGAAATGCGAAACGTCCGTTCAAGACATCAAGCAGTTAGAAAACATGAAACGGGATCTGGATACGGCGACTGTCAAAGTTAACATGTACCCATAG
- the LOC120627865 gene encoding calcium release-activated calcium channel protein 1-like isoform X2 encodes MKQISEASFVTSVEEASRIDQCTQTPPCGKARPRSLQRFNTSDHIYERPRPYRIKEYRPKSLGLCDSYQCLGKPPSYDSGSQSKVKVTVTDSPTISVTPPHSLDYECPKGGCSPNGSVTPNGMLSNKSTPTTVLLSPGYLQSPCQCNQSIRSVSEVALAMPVSGWNEEVPGPTSPDGLSWRRLHMSRAKLKATATTSELLSGFAMVAMVELQINEPTNVPEWLFVMFAVCTTVLVAVHIFALMISTYLLPNIDAVSKMDTPGWPAQALRDSPHERMRGFIELAWAFSTVLGLFLFLVEIAILCWVKFWDYSFAAATAATVIVIPVLIVFVAFAIHFYHSLVVQKCETSVQDIKQLENMKRDLDTATVKVNMYP; translated from the exons atGAAACAG ATATCTGAAGCCAGCTTCGTAACAAGCGTGGAAGAGGCGAGTCGGATCGACCAATGCACGCAAACACCTCCCTGTGGCAAAGCCAGACCACGATCTCTACAACGGTTCAACACGAGCGACCATATCTACGAGAGACCCAGGCCTTACAGGATAAAAGAGTACAGGCCCAAGAGTTTGGGCTTGTGCGATTCGTACCAGTGCTTGGGGAAACCGCCTAGCTATGACAGCGGGAGCCAATCAAA GGTCAAGGTGACGGTGACAGATAGTCCAACAATTTCAGTCACACCACCGCACAGCTTGGATTACGAATGCCCTAAAGGCGGTTGCAGTCCTAACGGCAGTGTCACACCCAACGGAATGCTGTCCAACAAGTCTACCCCGACTACGGTGCTTCTGAGTCCGGGATACCTCCAGAGTCCTTGCCAATGTAACCAGTCCATTAGG AGTGTTAGCGAAGTAGCTCTAGCAATGCCGGTTTCCGGCTGGAATGAAGAAGTACCGGGCCCTACGTCACCTGACGGCCTTTCGTGGAGACGCCTGCACATGTCCAGAGCCAAGCTCAAAGCTACGGCAACCACCTCCGAACTGTTATCAG GTTTCGCAATGGTGGCGATGGTAGAACTGCAAATAAACGAGCCTACGAACGTCCCCGAATGGTTGTTCGTGATGTTTGCAGTGTGCACAACAGTATTAGTGGCAGTGCATATATTCGCCCTTATGATATCCACGTACCTGCTGCCAAATATAGACGCTGTTAGTAAGATGGACACACCCGGGTGGCCTGCGCAGGCTTTGAGGGACTCGCCGCATGAAAGAATGAGAGGCTTCATAGAATTGGCTTGGGCGTTTAGTACTGTTTTAG GTCTGTTCTTATTTCTGGTAGAGATAGCCATCCTATGCTGGGTGAAGTTCTGGGACTACTCATTTGCTGCAGCCACTGCTGCAACCGTTATTGTTATACCAg tattaatAGTATTTGTGGCGTTCGCAATTCACTTCTATCACTCTCTGGTGGTGCAGAAATGCGAAACGTCCGTTCAAGACATCAAGCAGTTAGAAAACATGAAACGGGATCTGGATACGGCGACTGTCAAAGTTAACATGTACCCATAG
- the LOC120627865 gene encoding calcium release-activated calcium channel protein 1-like isoform X1, with the protein MLEIPDNISEASFVTSVEEASRIDQCTQTPPCGKARPRSLQRFNTSDHIYERPRPYRIKEYRPKSLGLCDSYQCLGKPPSYDSGSQSKVKVTVTDSPTISVTPPHSLDYECPKGGCSPNGSVTPNGMLSNKSTPTTVLLSPGYLQSPCQCNQSIRSVSEVALAMPVSGWNEEVPGPTSPDGLSWRRLHMSRAKLKATATTSELLSGFAMVAMVELQINEPTNVPEWLFVMFAVCTTVLVAVHIFALMISTYLLPNIDAVSKMDTPGWPAQALRDSPHERMRGFIELAWAFSTVLGLFLFLVEIAILCWVKFWDYSFAAATAATVIVIPVLIVFVAFAIHFYHSLVVQKCETSVQDIKQLENMKRDLDTATVKVNMYP; encoded by the exons ATGTTGGAAATACCTgataat ATATCTGAAGCCAGCTTCGTAACAAGCGTGGAAGAGGCGAGTCGGATCGACCAATGCACGCAAACACCTCCCTGTGGCAAAGCCAGACCACGATCTCTACAACGGTTCAACACGAGCGACCATATCTACGAGAGACCCAGGCCTTACAGGATAAAAGAGTACAGGCCCAAGAGTTTGGGCTTGTGCGATTCGTACCAGTGCTTGGGGAAACCGCCTAGCTATGACAGCGGGAGCCAATCAAA GGTCAAGGTGACGGTGACAGATAGTCCAACAATTTCAGTCACACCACCGCACAGCTTGGATTACGAATGCCCTAAAGGCGGTTGCAGTCCTAACGGCAGTGTCACACCCAACGGAATGCTGTCCAACAAGTCTACCCCGACTACGGTGCTTCTGAGTCCGGGATACCTCCAGAGTCCTTGCCAATGTAACCAGTCCATTAGG AGTGTTAGCGAAGTAGCTCTAGCAATGCCGGTTTCCGGCTGGAATGAAGAAGTACCGGGCCCTACGTCACCTGACGGCCTTTCGTGGAGACGCCTGCACATGTCCAGAGCCAAGCTCAAAGCTACGGCAACCACCTCCGAACTGTTATCAG GTTTCGCAATGGTGGCGATGGTAGAACTGCAAATAAACGAGCCTACGAACGTCCCCGAATGGTTGTTCGTGATGTTTGCAGTGTGCACAACAGTATTAGTGGCAGTGCATATATTCGCCCTTATGATATCCACGTACCTGCTGCCAAATATAGACGCTGTTAGTAAGATGGACACACCCGGGTGGCCTGCGCAGGCTTTGAGGGACTCGCCGCATGAAAGAATGAGAGGCTTCATAGAATTGGCTTGGGCGTTTAGTACTGTTTTAG GTCTGTTCTTATTTCTGGTAGAGATAGCCATCCTATGCTGGGTGAAGTTCTGGGACTACTCATTTGCTGCAGCCACTGCTGCAACCGTTATTGTTATACCAg tattaatAGTATTTGTGGCGTTCGCAATTCACTTCTATCACTCTCTGGTGGTGCAGAAATGCGAAACGTCCGTTCAAGACATCAAGCAGTTAGAAAACATGAAACGGGATCTGGATACGGCGACTGTCAAAGTTAACATGTACCCATAG